Proteins found in one Zea mays cultivar B73 chromosome 1, Zm-B73-REFERENCE-NAM-5.0, whole genome shotgun sequence genomic segment:
- the LOC100192898 gene encoding uncharacterized protein isoform X1 — protein sequence MGRKAGALYINPKKFGAMAKPCMPEMVAFLNCLALNKQNDDKCIKQKDLLVACSQAQNGRPKNAAKTINYHLQRLGRGKFL from the exons ATGGGTCGGAAGGCCGGTGCTTTGTACATAAACCCAAAGAAGTTTGGTGCTATGGCGAAGCCCTGCATGCCGGAAATGGTTGCCTTCCTCAACTGCCTAGCCTTAAACAAACAGAACGATGACAAGTGCATCAAGCAGAAAGATCTTTTGGTTGCATGCTCTCAGGCTCAG AATGGGAGGCCAAAGAACGCAGCCAAGACCATCAATTACCATCTCCAGCGACTTGGGCGAGGCAAGTTCCTCTAG
- the LOC103634466 gene encoding beta-glucuronosyltransferase GlcAT14A isoform X3: MPKGLNFIEHTINIGWKEHQRARPIIVDPALQVPNKTEVVTTKEKRSSSWVMLSRSFLEFCLRWDNLPRTLLMYFTNFLSSSEGYFHTVICNSEHYQNTTVNSDLRFMAWDKPPLTHPVNLTTEHFDAMANNGAPFAHSFANDNSVLDMIDAKLLGRAPGRFTPGGWCLGSSVGGKDPCTFLGRSFILRPTKGSAKLEKLLKLLEPDNFRPKQCK; the protein is encoded by the exons ATGCCAAAAGGTCTCAATTTTATTGAGCACACAATCAATATTGGTTGGAAAGA GCATCAAAGAGCTCGACCTATCATTGTAGATCCAGCACTGCAGGTCCCAAATAAAACTGAGGTTGTAACGACAAAGGAGAAAAGGA GTTCATCTTGGGTGATGCTTAGTCGATCGTTCCTGGAGTTTTGCTTGCGATGGGACAACCTTCCTCGCACACTACTGATGTATTTCACCAACTTCCTCTCATCCTCAGAGGGCTACTTCCACACAGTGATCTGCAACTCAGAGCACTACCAGAACACCACTGTCAACAGTGACCTGCGGTTCATGGCCTGGGATAAGCCCCCTCTGACGCACCCTGTTAACCTCACAACAGAGCATTTTGATGCGATGGCAAACAACGGGGCGCCATTTGCACACTCTTTCGCCAATGACAATTCAGTCCTGGATATGATTGACGCCAAGTTGTTGGGCCGGGCACCTGGCCGCTTCACCCCGGGTGGATGGTGTTTGGGTAGCTCAGTAGGCGGGAAAGATCCGTGCaccttcttgggaagatcctttatTCTCAGGCCGACCAAAGGTTCGGCCAAGCTAGAGAAGTTGTTGAAACTTTTGGAACCTGATAACTTCAGGCCTAAACAATGTAAATAG
- the LOC103634466 gene encoding beta-glucuronosyltransferase GlcAT14A isoform X1, with protein sequence MLLPPYLSDILHILSYMPKGLNFIEHTINIGWKEHQRARPIIVDPALQVPNKTEVVTTKEKRSSSWVMLSRSFLEFCLRWDNLPRTLLMYFTNFLSSSEGYFHTVICNSEHYQNTTVNSDLRFMAWDKPPLTHPVNLTTEHFDAMANNGAPFAHSFANDNSVLDMIDAKLLGRAPGRFTPGGWCLGSSVGGKDPCTFLGRSFILRPTKGSAKLEKLLKLLEPDNFRPKQCK encoded by the exons ATGTTGTTGCCCCCATATTTATCAGACATCCTTCATATCCTCTCTTACATGCCAAAAGGTCTCAATTTTATTGAGCACACAATCAATATTGGTTGGAAAGA GCATCAAAGAGCTCGACCTATCATTGTAGATCCAGCACTGCAGGTCCCAAATAAAACTGAGGTTGTAACGACAAAGGAGAAAAGGA GTTCATCTTGGGTGATGCTTAGTCGATCGTTCCTGGAGTTTTGCTTGCGATGGGACAACCTTCCTCGCACACTACTGATGTATTTCACCAACTTCCTCTCATCCTCAGAGGGCTACTTCCACACAGTGATCTGCAACTCAGAGCACTACCAGAACACCACTGTCAACAGTGACCTGCGGTTCATGGCCTGGGATAAGCCCCCTCTGACGCACCCTGTTAACCTCACAACAGAGCATTTTGATGCGATGGCAAACAACGGGGCGCCATTTGCACACTCTTTCGCCAATGACAATTCAGTCCTGGATATGATTGACGCCAAGTTGTTGGGCCGGGCACCTGGCCGCTTCACCCCGGGTGGATGGTGTTTGGGTAGCTCAGTAGGCGGGAAAGATCCGTGCaccttcttgggaagatcctttatTCTCAGGCCGACCAAAGGTTCGGCCAAGCTAGAGAAGTTGTTGAAACTTTTGGAACCTGATAACTTCAGGCCTAAACAATGTAAATAG
- the LOC103634466 gene encoding beta-glucuronosyltransferase GlcAT14A isoform X2: MMIHQYMAVFPCPVHCLLPSQSKLQTRHFHHNQNSNTCISMAHQRARPIIVDPALQVPNKTEVVTTKEKRSSSWVMLSRSFLEFCLRWDNLPRTLLMYFTNFLSSSEGYFHTVICNSEHYQNTTVNSDLRFMAWDKPPLTHPVNLTTEHFDAMANNGAPFAHSFANDNSVLDMIDAKLLGRAPGRFTPGGWCLGSSVGGKDPCTFLGRSFILRPTKGSAKLEKLLKLLEPDNFRPKQCK, from the exons ATGATGATTCACCAATACATGGCTGTTTTCCCTTGTCCCGTACACTGCCTCCTTCCATCACAATCAAAACTGCAAACAAGGCATTTCCATCACAACCAAAACTCAAACACCTGCATATCAATGGC GCATCAAAGAGCTCGACCTATCATTGTAGATCCAGCACTGCAGGTCCCAAATAAAACTGAGGTTGTAACGACAAAGGAGAAAAGGA GTTCATCTTGGGTGATGCTTAGTCGATCGTTCCTGGAGTTTTGCTTGCGATGGGACAACCTTCCTCGCACACTACTGATGTATTTCACCAACTTCCTCTCATCCTCAGAGGGCTACTTCCACACAGTGATCTGCAACTCAGAGCACTACCAGAACACCACTGTCAACAGTGACCTGCGGTTCATGGCCTGGGATAAGCCCCCTCTGACGCACCCTGTTAACCTCACAACAGAGCATTTTGATGCGATGGCAAACAACGGGGCGCCATTTGCACACTCTTTCGCCAATGACAATTCAGTCCTGGATATGATTGACGCCAAGTTGTTGGGCCGGGCACCTGGCCGCTTCACCCCGGGTGGATGGTGTTTGGGTAGCTCAGTAGGCGGGAAAGATCCGTGCaccttcttgggaagatcctttatTCTCAGGCCGACCAAAGGTTCGGCCAAGCTAGAGAAGTTGTTGAAACTTTTGGAACCTGATAACTTCAGGCCTAAACAATGTAAATAG